In Arthrobacter sp. B3I9, the following are encoded in one genomic region:
- a CDS encoding DEAD/DEAH box helicase, whose amino-acid sequence MNPHESLIPLLGRGPEPEQLRHVRTIPSRPAVTAPWPEWAHPDLVAAYGSLGIHEPYRHQIQAAELAHAGEHVVIATGTASGKSLAYQLPALDAIHRSELRVLADPGKIHDDGAVTLYLSPTKALAADQLAAIRSLKLPTVRAETYDGDTDPASRRWIRDHANVILANPDMLHFGILPNHAWWARFFRRLRYVIIDEAHSYRGVFGSHVANLMRRLRRICAYYSPGGSHPGPVFIAASATASEPGTSFGRLIGAPVSAVSEDSSPHGATTVAFWEPALTELRGENGAKERRTAVAETADLLANLVSSRVRTIAFIKSRRGAETIASITRRLLDEVDPSLPQRVAAYRSGYLPEERRALEKALRSGELLGVSSTSALELGIDISGLDAVLVAGWPGTRASLFQQIGRAGRAGQDAVAAFVASDDPLDTYLVNHPEAIFDVSVEATVFDPSNPYVLGPHLCAAAAELPLGYAEVELFGGTAEKLLDQLVTRGYLRKRPAGWFWTHPQSAAAMVNLRADGGGPVSIVDAATGSLLGTMDSPQTHYQAHTGAVYVHQGESYVVEDLNEDEHCVVVRRANPDYYTTARDVTQIEVLETQHTTQWGDVAVHFGDVKVTTQVVSFQRKALISNEVLGEEPLQLGARDLFTKAVWFVMDNRSLTGAGLIEAQFPGALHAAEHAAIGLLPLVASSDRWDIGGVSTALHADTGVPTIFVYDGHAGGAGFAERGYEKARVWLSATRDAIKACECESGCPSCVQSPKCGNKNNPLDKDAAVTLINVLLKDASDFMEIGTEPGIIGPTSDAPGRTTVGPSATAAP is encoded by the coding sequence GTGAACCCACATGAGTCCCTGATTCCGTTGCTGGGCCGCGGCCCGGAACCGGAACAGCTCCGCCATGTGCGCACCATCCCCTCCCGCCCGGCTGTGACCGCGCCGTGGCCCGAGTGGGCACATCCGGATCTGGTGGCCGCCTACGGCTCCCTCGGGATCCACGAGCCATACCGCCACCAGATCCAGGCAGCGGAACTGGCGCACGCCGGAGAGCACGTGGTGATCGCCACGGGCACCGCTTCGGGCAAGTCACTGGCGTACCAGTTGCCGGCGCTGGACGCGATCCACCGCTCGGAACTGCGCGTCCTGGCGGATCCCGGCAAAATCCACGACGACGGCGCCGTCACCCTGTACCTCTCCCCCACGAAGGCCCTGGCCGCCGACCAGCTGGCAGCCATCCGGTCGCTGAAGCTGCCCACGGTCCGGGCCGAAACCTATGACGGGGACACGGATCCGGCGTCGCGGCGCTGGATCCGGGACCACGCCAATGTCATCCTCGCCAATCCGGACATGCTGCACTTCGGCATCCTGCCCAACCACGCCTGGTGGGCCCGGTTCTTCCGCCGGCTGCGCTACGTGATCATCGACGAGGCGCACAGCTACCGCGGCGTCTTCGGTTCCCACGTCGCCAATCTGATGCGACGGCTGCGCCGCATCTGCGCCTATTACAGCCCCGGAGGTTCGCACCCCGGGCCCGTGTTCATCGCTGCTTCGGCCACCGCGTCCGAGCCAGGGACGTCCTTCGGCAGGCTTATCGGGGCGCCGGTCAGTGCGGTCTCCGAAGACTCCTCCCCACACGGGGCCACGACCGTTGCCTTCTGGGAGCCTGCGCTGACCGAGCTCCGCGGCGAGAACGGCGCCAAGGAACGCCGGACTGCGGTAGCGGAAACCGCTGACCTGCTGGCAAACCTGGTGTCGTCACGGGTCCGGACCATCGCCTTCATCAAGTCACGGCGCGGTGCCGAGACGATTGCGTCCATAACGAGGCGCCTTTTGGACGAAGTGGATCCCAGCCTGCCGCAGCGGGTCGCGGCCTACCGTTCCGGCTACCTGCCCGAAGAGCGGCGCGCTCTCGAAAAGGCCCTGCGCTCCGGCGAGCTTCTGGGAGTCTCGAGCACATCGGCCCTGGAGCTCGGCATCGACATCTCCGGGCTCGATGCGGTGCTGGTGGCTGGCTGGCCGGGCACCCGGGCATCGTTGTTCCAGCAGATTGGCCGGGCGGGCCGGGCCGGCCAGGATGCTGTCGCTGCGTTTGTGGCAAGCGATGATCCGCTGGACACCTATCTCGTGAACCATCCGGAGGCGATCTTCGACGTTTCGGTGGAAGCCACCGTCTTCGATCCCTCCAACCCCTATGTGCTCGGCCCGCACCTCTGCGCCGCCGCCGCCGAGCTGCCGCTGGGCTACGCCGAAGTGGAGCTGTTCGGGGGCACGGCGGAAAAGCTGCTGGACCAGCTCGTGACCAGGGGCTACCTGCGCAAGCGGCCCGCCGGCTGGTTCTGGACCCACCCACAGAGTGCAGCCGCAATGGTGAACCTGCGGGCCGACGGCGGCGGGCCGGTGAGCATCGTCGACGCGGCCACCGGCTCCCTGCTGGGAACCATGGACTCGCCGCAGACGCACTACCAGGCGCATACCGGAGCCGTTTACGTACACCAGGGCGAGAGCTACGTCGTCGAGGACCTGAACGAGGACGAGCACTGCGTGGTGGTCCGCCGCGCCAACCCGGACTACTACACCACCGCCCGGGACGTGACCCAGATAGAGGTGCTGGAAACGCAGCACACCACGCAGTGGGGCGACGTGGCCGTGCATTTCGGCGACGTGAAGGTAACGACGCAGGTGGTCTCCTTCCAGCGCAAGGCATTGATTTCCAACGAGGTCCTGGGTGAGGAACCACTGCAGCTTGGCGCGCGGGACCTGTTCACCAAGGCCGTCTGGTTCGTCATGGACAACCGTTCCTTGACCGGTGCCGGGCTGATCGAGGCGCAGTTCCCCGGCGCCCTACATGCGGCGGAGCACGCCGCCATCGGGCTGCTGCCGTTGGTTGCCTCCAGTGACCGCTGGGACATCGGCGGCGTATCCACGGCCCTGCACGCAGACACCGGAGTGCCCACGATCTTCGTCTATGACGGGCACGCGGGCGGCGCGGGCTTCGCCGAACGGGGCTACGAGAAGGCGAGGGTGTGGCTGTCCGCGACCCGTGATGCCATCAAGGCGTGTGAATGCGAGTCCGGTTGCCCTTCGTGCGTGCAGTCACCCAAGTGCGGCAACAAGAACAATCCGCTGGACAAGGACGCCGCCGTCACGCTGATCAACGTCCTGCTGAAGGACGCCTCGGACTTCATGGAGATCGGCACCGAGCCAGGGATCATTGGCCCGACCTCCGACGCACCAGGGCGCACGACCGTGGGACCGTCGGCTACCGCGGCGCCGTAG
- a CDS encoding type II secretion system F family protein: MQRRPTFTPMAVFVQQSAALLRGGRAPARLWDELWLLYGGPPSPAPSLSDWPLPDAPVPDVVLSGAPRPLLTPLSCAILVAARAAAGSGAPVGAAIRGAATAGAPGAGAAPRNNAAARERGAWIEFAACFDIAEASGSPLADVLARFAAQLEAEDDAEAARQSAFAGPRATVRLLSWLPVLGLGLGVVLGVDPLGILLGDPAGFAALVAGVALTAAGRIWSAKLVRSAAGQSE; this comes from the coding sequence ATGCAGCGCAGGCCGACCTTCACGCCGATGGCCGTGTTCGTCCAGCAGTCGGCCGCTCTTCTCAGAGGGGGCCGCGCCCCCGCCCGGCTCTGGGATGAGCTGTGGCTGCTCTATGGTGGGCCGCCTTCCCCGGCGCCGTCGTTGTCGGATTGGCCGCTACCCGATGCCCCGGTACCTGATGTCGTGTTGTCAGGTGCGCCGCGGCCATTGCTTACCCCGCTTTCCTGCGCCATCCTGGTGGCCGCCCGTGCTGCCGCCGGGTCCGGAGCGCCTGTGGGTGCTGCCATCCGAGGCGCGGCTACTGCCGGGGCGCCCGGTGCAGGCGCAGCGCCGCGAAACAACGCTGCGGCCCGTGAACGCGGCGCTTGGATTGAGTTCGCGGCGTGCTTCGACATAGCGGAGGCGAGCGGTTCTCCCTTGGCCGACGTCCTGGCTCGCTTCGCTGCCCAGCTCGAGGCTGAAGACGATGCGGAAGCCGCACGCCAGAGCGCCTTTGCCGGTCCCCGGGCCACGGTCCGCCTTCTCAGCTGGCTGCCGGTTCTCGGACTGGGACTCGGCGTGGTGCTGGGCGTAGACCCGCTCGGCATTTTGCTGGGGGACCCCGCAGGTTTCGCGGCGCTTGTGGCTGGCGTTGCCCTCACCGCCGCCGGACGGATCTGGTCGGCCAAACTGGTCCGGTCTGCGGCTGGACAATCGGAATGA
- a CDS encoding TadA family conjugal transfer-associated ATPase — translation MGRRAGAPGPTDERLLQTVRESVLSEAGPVTASRVAAAVQATGRVLGTAGALAAVDSISAELTGLGPLQALAADPAVTDIFVNGPDSVWLDRGNGLEKVSVYFSGEPQVRALAARLVAAGGRRLDDGSPCADVRLGGYRVHAVLPPISTAGTLLSVRIRRERVFTMPELRRHGMFGALVQTVLERIIERRLGFLISGATGSGKTTLLATLLGSCHAAERLVLIEDASELNPVHPHVVALEARHGNLEESGVVDLGELVRQALRMRPDRLVVGECRGAEVRELLTAMNTGHTGGGGTIHANTAAAVPARLIALGALAGMGQEAVRLQVASALEVVIHVSRTRNRRYVSSIGVLEELETGLAVSIALEVAEAAGTSEAGEVAGVAQIAGVAQIAGGGDGHGLVVRRGPGWPKLADRLGLDPSVVGVQT, via the coding sequence CTGGGGCGCCGGGCGGGGGCACCCGGCCCCACAGATGAACGGTTGCTGCAGACCGTGCGGGAATCTGTTCTGTCCGAAGCCGGGCCGGTTACTGCGTCCCGGGTGGCCGCGGCGGTGCAGGCCACCGGGCGCGTGCTCGGCACTGCGGGAGCACTGGCGGCCGTGGACAGCATCAGCGCGGAACTCACCGGGCTGGGTCCGTTGCAGGCACTGGCGGCGGACCCGGCCGTGACGGACATCTTCGTCAACGGTCCGGACTCGGTCTGGCTTGACCGTGGCAACGGCCTAGAAAAGGTTTCCGTGTACTTCTCCGGGGAACCTCAGGTCCGGGCGCTTGCCGCACGGCTCGTGGCGGCAGGCGGGCGGCGCCTCGATGACGGGTCTCCGTGCGCAGACGTCCGGCTCGGAGGCTACCGGGTCCATGCAGTCCTGCCGCCGATCTCCACGGCTGGCACGCTGCTCAGCGTGAGAATCCGCCGGGAGAGGGTGTTTACGATGCCGGAGCTGCGCAGACATGGCATGTTCGGCGCCCTTGTCCAGACGGTGCTCGAACGCATTATCGAGCGCCGGTTGGGTTTTTTGATCAGCGGCGCCACCGGTTCCGGCAAGACAACGCTGCTCGCCACGCTTCTCGGCTCCTGCCATGCCGCGGAACGGCTCGTTCTGATAGAGGATGCCTCCGAACTCAACCCAGTGCACCCGCACGTCGTGGCGCTGGAGGCCCGGCACGGAAACCTTGAGGAAAGCGGTGTCGTCGACCTCGGCGAGCTGGTTCGTCAGGCGCTGAGAATGCGGCCGGACAGGCTGGTCGTGGGCGAATGCCGGGGCGCGGAGGTCCGCGAACTCCTGACAGCGATGAACACCGGCCACACCGGTGGCGGCGGAACCATCCACGCGAACACCGCGGCCGCCGTGCCAGCACGCCTGATCGCGCTGGGGGCGCTGGCCGGCATGGGTCAAGAGGCCGTGCGCCTGCAGGTCGCAAGCGCACTGGAAGTCGTCATCCATGTGAGCCGAACCCGTAACCGGCGGTACGTCTCGTCAATCGGCGTTCTCGAGGAACTCGAAACGGGCCTCGCGGTCAGCATTGCCCTCGAAGTCGCGGAAGCCGCAGGCACCAGCGAGGCCGGCGAGGTCGCCGGGGTCGCCCAGATCGCCGGGGTCGCCCAGATCGCCGGGGGCGGGGACGGCCACGGTCTCGTCGTCCGGCGCGGGCCGGGCTGGCCCAAGCTCGCGGACCGTCTGGGCCTCGACCCCTCAGTTGTCGGGGTGCAAACGTGA
- a CDS encoding CoA pyrophosphatase: protein MTARKDLIDLAAAVAAGTAPAPDPRWRELTVEPGERVRRAAVLMLFGSLDDVPAASGRLFAPADLDVLLLQRAQTLDDHPGQVAFPGGGIEPGESAVDAALREAQEETGLDPAGVEVIGVMPELALPRGNFLVTPVLAWWASQSPVRVVDYGESSQVFRVPVRDLLDPVNRVMATVSRAGQTFQSPAFTVNGVVVWGFTGMILNQLFEQLGWAVPWDRTRLYGIDV from the coding sequence GTGACGGCCCGCAAGGACCTCATCGATCTGGCGGCAGCGGTCGCGGCGGGAACGGCCCCCGCGCCGGATCCGCGCTGGCGTGAACTGACAGTGGAGCCGGGAGAGCGGGTCCGCCGCGCCGCCGTACTGATGCTGTTCGGGTCCCTCGACGACGTCCCCGCGGCCTCCGGCAGGTTATTCGCCCCTGCAGACCTGGACGTCCTGCTGCTGCAGCGCGCCCAGACTCTGGACGACCATCCGGGGCAGGTCGCCTTCCCCGGCGGCGGCATCGAGCCCGGCGAATCGGCCGTTGATGCAGCGCTGCGGGAAGCCCAGGAGGAAACCGGGCTTGACCCGGCCGGGGTCGAGGTGATCGGAGTCATGCCCGAGCTGGCGTTGCCCCGCGGCAACTTCCTGGTGACGCCCGTCCTGGCCTGGTGGGCCTCGCAATCACCCGTGCGGGTAGTGGACTACGGCGAGTCCTCACAGGTCTTCCGGGTTCCGGTCCGCGACCTGCTGGACCCGGTCAACCGGGTGATGGCAACCGTGAGCCGGGCGGGCCAGACTTTCCAAAGCCCGGCGTTCACCGTCAACGGAGTAGTGGTGTGGGGCTTCACCGGAATGATCCTGAACCAGCTGTTCGAGCAACTCGGCTGGGCCGTTCCCTGGGACCGGACGCGGCTCTACGGCATCGACGTCTAA
- a CDS encoding Rv3654c family TadE-like protein, which yields MPHPLDRGSGTVLALALGLVILIGAVVITMLGQAATMASRAAAAADLAALAAADAARGITAGEPCAVAAEVARRHEARILSCAEGPGNTVQVRTRVDAGAAFGAATGLARAGPPPPAPATAPR from the coding sequence GTGCCGCACCCCCTCGACCGTGGCTCGGGAACGGTCCTGGCACTCGCCCTGGGGCTGGTCATCCTCATCGGAGCGGTCGTGATCACCATGCTGGGCCAGGCGGCAACGATGGCGTCCAGGGCCGCCGCTGCCGCCGACCTCGCAGCGCTGGCGGCCGCGGATGCTGCGCGCGGCATCACTGCCGGCGAGCCGTGCGCCGTTGCCGCTGAGGTTGCGCGCCGGCATGAAGCGAGGATCCTGAGCTGTGCCGAGGGGCCCGGGAACACCGTTCAGGTCCGGACCCGGGTCGACGCCGGCGCGGCGTTCGGGGCGGCCACCGGTCTCGCCCGCGCGGGTCCGCCTCCGCCGGCGCCTGCTACGGCGCCGCGGTAG
- a CDS encoding type II secretion system F family protein, translating into MTAGLAGFAVGTLLVAATVVGFGGHSQPGRRLRRSHDERRWEYGGGSAGTALVTEETSGAAGLDDTAIMLELIGAMLDAGCGLGRALELITDLSSAELRGPLRPVVSALALGAGWDVAWRSSTVRSPRLVALQHALAFAALTGAPSSAVLYAQAGRIRRERFRTAEKQAAALGVKLVVPLGLCSLPAFVCLGIMPVLLAMVPA; encoded by the coding sequence ATGACAGCCGGGCTGGCAGGTTTCGCCGTCGGGACATTACTGGTGGCGGCTACGGTGGTGGGATTTGGCGGCCACTCCCAGCCGGGGCGACGGCTCAGACGGTCCCACGACGAACGGCGGTGGGAGTACGGCGGAGGATCCGCAGGGACGGCCCTGGTCACTGAGGAGACTTCCGGCGCCGCGGGCCTTGACGACACGGCCATCATGCTCGAGCTCATCGGGGCGATGCTGGATGCAGGGTGCGGTCTTGGCAGGGCGTTGGAACTCATAACGGACCTCTCCTCAGCGGAGCTCCGCGGCCCCCTCCGCCCCGTGGTCTCCGCGCTGGCCCTCGGCGCCGGCTGGGACGTCGCTTGGCGTAGTTCGACTGTCCGGTCACCCCGGCTGGTGGCCTTGCAGCACGCGTTGGCATTCGCCGCCCTGACCGGAGCGCCCTCGTCTGCCGTTCTGTACGCCCAGGCGGGCCGGATCCGGCGGGAAAGATTCAGGACCGCCGAGAAACAGGCCGCTGCCCTTGGTGTGAAGCTGGTGGTCCCCCTCGGTCTGTGCTCTTTGCCGGCTTTTGTGTGTCTCGGCATCATGCCCGTCCTCCTGGCGATGGTCCCCGCGTGA
- a CDS encoding TadE family type IV pilus minor pilin: MPRVAGRSCRGAVTAEFAVALPAVVLLLALLLAGSAAGVTQLRLEEAARAGARALARGDSAAGVEAIVRRLAGQTAGSAVTSDGEWIGVTVSGRAPGALGSLLPWTFSARAWARLESSQATGFVRVVALLPHRAAGPSRSAALLPHPAAGLSG, translated from the coding sequence TTGCCTAGGGTTGCCGGGCGCTCCTGCCGCGGTGCCGTCACTGCAGAATTCGCCGTGGCCTTGCCCGCGGTTGTTCTCCTGCTGGCCCTGCTGCTGGCCGGTTCGGCCGCGGGGGTGACGCAGCTGCGGCTCGAGGAAGCTGCCCGGGCAGGGGCGCGCGCGTTGGCGCGTGGCGACAGTGCTGCCGGCGTCGAGGCAATCGTGCGTCGGCTCGCCGGACAGACAGCCGGGTCGGCGGTGACCTCCGACGGCGAATGGATCGGCGTCACGGTTTCCGGGCGGGCGCCCGGTGCCCTCGGTTCGCTCCTGCCGTGGACTTTCTCCGCCCGCGCCTGGGCGCGGCTCGAGTCCAGCCAGGCGACAGGCTTTGTCCGGGTGGTGGCGCTGCTTCCTCACCGGGCCGCGGGGCCGAGCCGGTCCGCGGCGCTGCTTCCTCACCCGGCTGCGGGGCTGAGCGGGTGA
- a CDS encoding bifunctional 3'-5' exonuclease/DNA polymerase: MYLLLAAHPDGAALQELTSRGAPHPATPEPRVVSTAELAGVVLQLEKRRPRWIWHRTQDWYPALLAAGVELERCYDLSLCGAILAHSEFTAGTSYARNAEKLTLDDDQQQPPRALQPLPPPAEQGALFDHLVVQQATGRGPEELREEFAAQQDALSHAGGSQTGGSHAGGSHAGGGQADNRRQRLQLLLAAESAAAMVAAEMQHAGVPWREELHEQILADHLGPRPPQGQRPAKLEALTAELRELLHSPALNPDSPQELMRALHRNGIEVKTTRQWELKQATHPAIGPLLAYKKLSRLHAANGWTWLDAWVSNGRFRPEYVVGGVVSGRWASRGGGALQIPRQIRGAVHADPGYKLIVADASQLEPRVLVALAQDSKMAEAARDKDLYAGIAAQGFGGDRAKAKAALLGAIYGATTGESGRLMPQLARAYPQAVGFVEHAAREGEAGRTVTTRLGRSSPPPSEGWLRSQHSATAEEQRRADSLARSRGRFTRNFVVQGSAADWAACWLAELRRRLRTMRAAGGPAVELVFFLHDEVMVHCPEETVEDCILAIEEAANAAKELLFGTIPVEFPVSVAVVDSYDKAK, from the coding sequence ATGTATCTGCTGCTCGCCGCCCACCCCGACGGCGCAGCCCTTCAGGAACTCACTTCCCGGGGCGCCCCGCACCCCGCCACCCCTGAACCGAGAGTGGTTAGCACCGCTGAGCTGGCCGGCGTCGTGCTCCAGCTCGAGAAGCGGCGGCCGCGCTGGATCTGGCACCGCACGCAGGACTGGTATCCCGCGTTGCTGGCCGCCGGGGTGGAGTTGGAACGTTGCTACGACCTCTCGCTGTGCGGAGCGATCCTGGCCCACTCCGAATTCACCGCGGGCACCTCGTACGCCAGAAACGCCGAGAAGTTGACCCTGGACGATGATCAGCAGCAGCCGCCGCGGGCGCTTCAGCCGCTTCCTCCGCCTGCCGAGCAGGGAGCGCTGTTCGACCATCTGGTAGTTCAGCAGGCGACGGGCCGCGGCCCGGAGGAGCTGCGCGAAGAGTTCGCCGCCCAGCAGGACGCCCTGAGCCACGCGGGCGGCAGCCAGACGGGAGGCAGCCACGCGGGAGGCAGCCACGCGGGAGGCGGCCAGGCAGACAACCGCAGGCAGCGGCTGCAGCTGCTCCTTGCGGCCGAGTCCGCCGCTGCCATGGTTGCGGCGGAAATGCAGCACGCTGGGGTCCCGTGGCGGGAGGAGCTGCACGAGCAGATTCTCGCCGACCACCTGGGTCCCCGCCCGCCGCAGGGCCAGCGTCCGGCCAAACTTGAGGCCCTCACCGCCGAGCTCCGCGAGCTCCTCCACTCCCCTGCGCTCAACCCTGATTCGCCACAAGAGCTGATGCGCGCCCTGCACCGCAACGGGATCGAGGTGAAGACCACCCGGCAATGGGAGCTGAAGCAGGCGACGCACCCTGCAATCGGTCCTCTCCTGGCTTACAAGAAGCTGTCCCGGCTCCATGCGGCCAACGGCTGGACATGGCTGGACGCCTGGGTCTCGAACGGGCGGTTCCGGCCGGAGTACGTCGTCGGCGGAGTGGTGTCGGGCCGCTGGGCCTCCCGCGGCGGCGGGGCGCTGCAGATCCCCCGCCAGATCCGCGGAGCCGTGCACGCCGACCCGGGTTACAAGCTGATCGTCGCGGACGCGTCCCAGCTCGAACCCCGAGTGTTGGTGGCGCTCGCCCAGGATTCCAAAATGGCCGAGGCTGCACGGGATAAAGACCTCTATGCCGGCATCGCTGCCCAGGGGTTCGGCGGTGACCGGGCCAAGGCCAAGGCAGCGCTCCTCGGAGCCATTTACGGAGCCACCACCGGCGAGTCCGGCCGCCTGATGCCCCAGCTTGCCCGCGCCTATCCGCAGGCTGTCGGCTTCGTGGAGCACGCGGCGCGGGAGGGCGAGGCCGGGAGAACTGTGACTACGCGGTTGGGCCGCAGCAGCCCGCCGCCGTCGGAGGGCTGGCTGCGGAGCCAGCATTCCGCCACCGCCGAGGAACAGCGCCGCGCCGATTCCCTGGCCCGGTCGCGGGGGCGGTTCACCCGGAATTTCGTGGTGCAGGGTTCGGCTGCCGACTGGGCGGCATGCTGGCTGGCGGAATTACGACGCCGGCTGCGGACTATGCGGGCAGCCGGCGGACCCGCCGTGGAGCTGGTGTTCTTCCTGCACGATGAAGTCATGGTGCACTGCCCGGAGGAAACGGTGGAGGACTGCATCCTGGCCATCGAAGAGGCGGCGAACGCTGCCAAGGAACTGCTTTTCGGCACGATCCCGGTTGAATTCCCGGTCAGCGTGGCCGTGGTGGACTCCTATGACAAAGCAAAATGA
- a CDS encoding YegP family protein, whose protein sequence is MQRRMFLGRQHILAGTFEIAEAGEDSYFFKLTAPDGTVVAVSPLFNTIKAAAAGINAVRENAATGLVVDKSRPRKTPAGGREPARRPGSARTGPRRTSR, encoded by the coding sequence ATGCAACGACGCATGTTTTTGGGAAGGCAGCATATTTTGGCTGGCACTTTTGAAATCGCCGAAGCTGGAGAAGATTCGTACTTCTTCAAGCTGACCGCACCGGATGGAACGGTTGTCGCCGTTTCGCCACTGTTCAACACCATCAAGGCGGCTGCAGCAGGTATCAATGCTGTTCGCGAGAACGCCGCCACCGGGCTGGTCGTCGACAAGTCCCGGCCACGGAAGACTCCGGCGGGTGGCCGCGAGCCCGCGCGCCGGCCGGGTTCCGCCCGCACCGGCCCGCGACGGACGTCTCGCTAG
- a CDS encoding DUF4244 domain-containing protein codes for MSIYRDAPAKIHPSPDRSRTAEVTEIYPGASSAGLALSSSPRRQRGAEAGMATAEYAIATLAAVSFAGVLVFIMRSDEVRGFLLNLIRTALALP; via the coding sequence ATGTCGATATACCGAGACGCCCCAGCCAAAATCCACCCGAGTCCCGACCGGTCCCGAACAGCGGAGGTCACGGAAATCTATCCCGGGGCCAGCTCCGCCGGCCTCGCCCTTAGCAGCAGTCCCAGGAGGCAGCGGGGAGCCGAAGCTGGAATGGCCACGGCGGAGTACGCCATCGCGACCCTGGCAGCCGTGAGCTTCGCCGGGGTGCTCGTGTTCATCATGCGCAGTGACGAGGTCCGCGGGTTCCTGCTCAACCTCATCCGTACGGCGCTGGCGCTGCCATGA
- the ssd gene encoding septum site-determining protein Ssd: protein MSRHQLLNSDIPPGRAADSRDVAWLPDTSAGTLLVTGNDLLRGEVERIVAAAGGALRTVPDVLAAAPFWDAAAVVLVGSDINTLLPRRRAPGVLVGLAGDGDRLWQLAAAMGAERVAVLPQASAWLAAHLSRSRSPAAGGLVLGITGGCGGAGATTAAIWLAQAAARNGARVLLVDGDPRGGGLELALAAEDAPGLRWPDLAGASGSIDPGQLIESLPGVGGFSFLSWPGRREGAAVVEPSTVSIVLDAARRGYQLAILDIGRGGEAFRAFAWDCDRIVLIVPAQLRAAVAAARLLHDLPPVETSLVVRGKPGSMLDGELIAESVGVPLSGVMPEVRGTAAATDLGRLLNAGQQRIVRRFAAAVLEQSVGDPR from the coding sequence ATGAGCCGCCACCAGCTATTGAACAGCGACATTCCGCCAGGCCGCGCAGCCGACTCCCGAGACGTCGCCTGGCTGCCGGACACGTCGGCCGGGACGCTGCTGGTAACAGGAAACGATCTTCTCCGCGGTGAAGTGGAGCGCATCGTGGCCGCGGCCGGCGGCGCACTGAGGACCGTGCCTGACGTGCTGGCGGCAGCTCCATTCTGGGACGCCGCTGCGGTGGTACTCGTGGGCAGCGACATCAACACGCTACTGCCCCGGCGCCGGGCGCCGGGCGTTCTGGTTGGGCTGGCCGGTGACGGGGACAGGCTCTGGCAGCTGGCAGCTGCGATGGGGGCAGAACGTGTCGCCGTGCTGCCACAAGCCTCGGCCTGGCTTGCCGCGCACCTCAGCCGGTCCCGCTCACCCGCCGCCGGCGGCCTGGTCCTCGGCATCACCGGAGGCTGCGGCGGGGCTGGAGCTACCACGGCAGCCATCTGGCTGGCCCAGGCCGCTGCCCGGAACGGCGCACGGGTCCTTCTGGTGGACGGAGATCCCCGGGGCGGTGGCCTTGAACTTGCTTTGGCCGCCGAGGACGCCCCGGGCCTCCGCTGGCCTGATCTCGCCGGTGCCAGCGGCAGCATTGATCCGGGCCAGTTGATTGAGTCCCTGCCGGGCGTCGGCGGATTTTCCTTCCTGTCCTGGCCGGGCAGGCGGGAAGGGGCGGCGGTCGTGGAACCGTCCACCGTGTCCATCGTCCTGGATGCCGCCCGGCGGGGCTACCAACTGGCGATTCTGGACATCGGACGCGGAGGGGAGGCGTTCCGGGCCTTCGCCTGGGACTGCGACCGGATTGTCCTTATCGTTCCCGCCCAACTGCGCGCAGCTGTGGCCGCAGCACGGCTGCTGCACGATCTCCCTCCCGTGGAAACCTCCCTCGTCGTCCGTGGCAAGCCGGGTTCGATGCTGGATGGAGAGCTGATCGCGGAGTCAGTCGGAGTTCCCCTGTCCGGGGTGATGCCCGAGGTCCGGGGTACCGCCGCGGCTACTGACCTGGGACGGCTCCTGAACGCCGGGCAGCAACGTATCGTCCGCCGCTTCGCCGCCGCAGTACTCGAGCAGAGCGTCGGGGATCCCCGGTGA